The following proteins come from a genomic window of Myxococcales bacterium:
- the tatB gene encoding twin-arginine translocase subunit TatB, whose translation MFGMGFGELVVLVIVAIVVVGPKDLPKMLRKLGQWSGKIRRMAGDLRAQSGIDDVLHAEGLGQDIAEIRKLARGELDSVARSMRLDDQPGAGSGAAPPASHDADLTSGYVAEEREHPQVGPDGFDAMPDTSFVYGGSFPRSALDRDPLYRTGAVDGVVPDDPPEPEDTSGLDTDVATAPEPTATSPSAPGATSPSPAVAAPVTAVTDATSQSPATEAPGTGAP comes from the coding sequence GTGTTTGGGATGGGCTTCGGCGAGCTCGTGGTGCTCGTGATCGTGGCGATTGTCGTCGTCGGTCCGAAAGACTTGCCCAAAATGCTCCGAAAGCTCGGGCAGTGGTCCGGGAAGATCCGGCGCATGGCCGGCGATCTGCGCGCACAGAGCGGCATCGACGACGTGCTCCACGCCGAAGGCCTCGGCCAGGACATCGCCGAAATCCGTAAGCTCGCCCGCGGTGAGCTCGACAGCGTGGCGCGCAGCATGCGCCTCGACGACCAGCCCGGCGCCGGCTCCGGCGCGGCGCCCCCGGCCTCGCACGACGCCGATCTCACCTCGGGCTACGTCGCCGAGGAGCGCGAGCACCCGCAGGTCGGCCCCGACGGGTTCGACGCGATGCCCGACACCTCGTTCGTCTACGGCGGCAGCTTCCCGCGCTCCGCCCTCGATCGCGATCCGCTCTACCGAACGGGCGCGGTCGACGGCGTCGTGCCCGACGATCCGCCCGAGCCCGAGGACACGAGCGGCCTCGACACCGACGTGGCGACGGCCCCGGAGCCCACGGCCACGTCGCCGAGCGCTCCCGGGGCCACCTCGCCGAGCCCCGCCGTCGCCGCCCCCGTAACGGCCGTGACCGACGCGACCAGCCAGAGCCCCGCGACCGAAGCGCCGGGCACGGGAGCCCCATGA
- the tatC gene encoding twin-arginine translocase subunit TatC, translated as MSDGDELTHVEPEADVHMTIWEHVAEFRSRVIKAALGTLFGASICWAYKEHLLFLLERPYYKVWAEHFPGTKLELQTLAPADAFVNYMQLAMTGGVLIGAPVIFYQLWAFVSPGLYAKEKRYIVPFVFFSTGLFLSGVAFAYFVAFPFTFNYFFSLLGKVDDGGNMLLVSRPTMEYYLDFTTRMLLAFGFVFELPLFITFLAIAGIVTPQQLVKFSRWAILCSFIAGAIVTPGPEVTSQIAVSGALCLLYFISVGVAFLVAPKPRDDDAKEKSS; from the coding sequence ATGAGCGACGGCGACGAGCTCACCCACGTCGAGCCCGAGGCCGACGTCCACATGACGATCTGGGAGCACGTCGCCGAGTTCCGCTCGCGCGTCATCAAGGCGGCCCTGGGCACGCTCTTCGGCGCCTCGATCTGCTGGGCCTACAAAGAGCACCTGCTCTTCCTCCTCGAGCGGCCCTACTACAAGGTCTGGGCAGAGCACTTCCCGGGTACCAAGCTCGAGCTCCAGACCCTCGCGCCGGCGGACGCCTTTGTAAACTACATGCAGCTCGCCATGACGGGCGGCGTGCTCATCGGCGCCCCGGTGATCTTCTACCAGCTGTGGGCCTTCGTGAGCCCGGGCCTCTACGCGAAGGAGAAGCGGTACATCGTGCCGTTCGTCTTCTTCTCCACGGGGCTCTTCCTGTCGGGCGTGGCGTTCGCCTACTTCGTCGCGTTCCCGTTCACGTTCAACTACTTCTTCTCGCTCCTGGGCAAGGTCGACGACGGCGGCAACATGCTGCTCGTTTCGCGGCCAACCATGGAATATTACTTGGATTTCACCACCCGAATGCTGCTCGCGTTCGGCTTCGTGTTCGAGCTCCCGCTCTTCATCACGTTCCTCGCGATCGCGGGCATCGTGACCCCACAGCAGCTCGTGAAGTTCAGCCGCTGGGCGATCCTCTGCTCGTTCATCGCCGGCGCCATCGTCACACCTGGACCCGAGGTGACCAGCCAGATCGCGGTGAGCGGCGCGCTCTGCCTCTTGTACTTCATCTCGGTGGGGGTGGCCTTCCTCGTGGCCCCGAAGCCCCGCGACGACGACGCGAAGGAGAAGAGCTCATGA
- a CDS encoding MBL fold metallo-hydrolase, protein MKHARATIDCEARASGFAAAYLRTAGDECAFVECYTNAAVPVLLETLAAAGRRPEDVRYVVVTHAHLDHAGGASGLMAACPNATLLAHPRAARHLIDPAKLVASAKHVYGEARFTELYGVIAPIPEARVRVMEDGATFTLGDATLTTLHTAGHAKHHFVVHDPATSTVYTGDTFGLVYPHLQRAGTFAFASTTPTDFDAAEALKSLDRVLALGEPSVCPTHYGEARDVHRIADQVRRFVELSEQWVAQAAATAAPLSELTGTIQARLREALDTAARRVGLSLGPSDWAALELDVTLNAQGLAFVADKRRAG, encoded by the coding sequence ATGAAACACGCGCGCGCCACCATCGACTGCGAGGCCCGGGCGTCCGGATTTGCGGCGGCTTACCTTCGGACCGCCGGCGACGAGTGCGCGTTCGTGGAGTGCTACACGAACGCCGCTGTGCCGGTGCTCCTCGAGACCCTCGCGGCCGCGGGCCGGCGCCCGGAAGACGTGCGCTACGTCGTGGTCACCCACGCGCACCTCGACCACGCGGGCGGCGCGAGCGGCCTCATGGCGGCGTGCCCGAACGCGACGCTCCTCGCGCACCCGCGGGCGGCGCGGCACCTCATCGATCCGGCGAAGCTCGTCGCCAGCGCGAAGCACGTGTACGGCGAGGCGCGCTTCACGGAGCTCTACGGCGTGATCGCGCCCATCCCGGAGGCGCGCGTGCGCGTGATGGAAGACGGCGCGACCTTCACGCTCGGCGACGCGACGCTCACGACGCTCCACACCGCGGGCCACGCGAAGCACCACTTCGTGGTGCACGATCCCGCCACGAGCACCGTGTACACGGGCGACACCTTCGGCCTCGTGTACCCGCACCTCCAGCGCGCGGGCACCTTCGCGTTCGCCTCCACGACGCCCACCGACTTCGACGCCGCGGAGGCGCTGAAGAGCCTCGACCGCGTGCTCGCCCTCGGCGAGCCTTCGGTGTGCCCCACCCACTACGGCGAGGCCCGCGACGTGCACCGCATCGCCGATCAGGTGCGCCGCTTCGTCGAGCTCTCCGAACAGTGGGTCGCCCAAGCCGCGGCGACCGCGGCGCCCCTGAGCGAGCTCACCGGTACGATCCAAGCCAGGCTGCGCGAGGCGCTCGACACCGCGGCGCGCCGGGTGGGGCTCTCGCTCGGCCCGAGCGACTGGGCGGCCCTCGAGCTCGACGTCACGCTGAACGCCCAGGGCCTCGCGTTCGTGGCCGACAAGCGCCGCGCTGGCTGA